In Neodiprion pinetum isolate iyNeoPine1 chromosome 6, iyNeoPine1.2, whole genome shotgun sequence, one genomic interval encodes:
- the Crag gene encoding DENN domain-containing protein Crag isoform X5, whose translation MDERRVADYFVVAGLPGQDDNFSTDENDESNKLEDWCQEGTHLKDTHMQAPITDLAIIFPALGETCPEDYTLLSKTVTGFPADLNHGSLRTNECYICYKRGRDKPPLVDIGVIYDGKERIMPDAEVVFETPDGHVANVNNSTSRIFVTYRRASPKMPCNSLVVTDICVILKNKGECQPHAFCVINKNLNKGMLGSDVFLCYKKSMNRANLISFKPAILYKYPIKDYDSFMFPNSVAMFCLPMGATIECWPKLACKPKPVFSTFVLTVADAAQKIYGSAITFYEEIEPVLKDSSNANSHDILELCPKNEKNSNCADNIDDSMLTGNSAEDAKVDLGKIRNYKKLGIFDKLSPSQIDKLQFEDPNTQSLNISKSICILSHWPFFDTFEKFLVFLHSMVNGQEQNVPIEKYIAYFLCDIPFPSPQRPRILVQLSGDDRLILTQPEDLALPRSGASFRQLLINLGPDNCLLILLLILTEQKILVHSLRPDVLTSVSEAIAMILFPFKWQCPYIPLCPLGLAEVLHAPLPFLIGVDSRFFDLYDPPADVNCVDLDTNNVAICDDKKYLNIKLLPKKAGRSLKNRLELLYSKLISLGRSYTSQKERGDADFSVDREFQQKRKEQALELEIQDAFLRFMALILKGYRSYLLPITKAPTVGSTDPTSLFNMQAFLRSRDKAHAKFYSMLVRTQMFIRFIEERSFVSDMDMAGLAFFDECTERVEEESGPLLELDESQHSERTVFIPPPEAGTNKKKLVYKSFKLNPDLMRPQKNLSSKNPALTAFSMVPGSPMARRTKHEIKVAQKMARKQAAVPERWARCLLGTCYSLWFLHLPAMLQVSNQPAAILHQAYELLVKMQKLRMDPTEEVCYRAMMQLCGVYGQPVLAVKLLFHMKRSGVQPNALTYGFYNKAVLEATWPSDMTNSSQLMWNKLRNVIVGAALFKKAGKKGARRRLSAATDIHSVDGKSSETLEHAISRSSLDSAHSQDLDAAGSDSLIGSIVPDLPVFGLAETKMKFLRQNSIVKDQGAALSTSQPEALNRSASNPRLVRNLESPLKSPVRTPVTENDPLGALLNDETPVVSPSGENDSNCSTSTLTILNNATEERAGGPLLFRSNVLPRSATFHQAVDEGGPIVGGHLQRSETMPHSVAQQGEQERDRDRLEFGSLWAQNKDSVTSSLSSLGSSLKLSFGPSSLTGKKSNELILGGLNSLKSAATSVAKKFDEIKEAISATSTPVKSKEREQRLTYGISHESLDSLTDGSQQDRNEIPVRGSGDSNADLGSLSELADCLYPRGSRDLEERMAIELVLSTASRCHNCATIMYDEEIMAGWQPEDSNLNTVCQFCDKATVPLLTVTILDYRREERELNDPLTGALIELLEQPKELEEPITVPYLNPLVLRKELESVLSQEGDSCLTKHKFIQEHPIVYWNLIWYFERINLSSHLPELWFNNNRDLKNNSQSNSALVGVRTLWDNEKLHMDRLPMYIQWKTNSTEDRTLMQSVITNVRCNDLAEPIRRLALERHKNQMDEKTPISIYRDILFLVFTVLGRGNIDQSAFDREYNQSLERLTEKEEKLLLKTDAPPATMALYCRHYFKPLNV comes from the exons ATGGATGAGCGAAGGGTAGCTGATTACTTCGTTGTCGCCGGACTTCCGGGGCAagacgataatttttcaaccgatGAGAACGACGAAAGCAACAAGCTGGAGGATTGGTGTCAGGAAGGAACGCATTTGAAGGATACTCACATGCAGGCTCCCATCACAGATCTGGCCATTATATTTCCAGCTCTGGGAGAAACTTGTCCCGAGGATTATACCCTTTTGAGTAAAACGGTGACTGGCTTTCCAGCGGATTTAAACCACGGAAGCCTCAGAACAAACGAATGCTATATTTGTTACAAGAGAGGCAGGGACAAGCCACCTTTGGTCGATATCG GAGTAATATACGACGGCAAAGAACGTATAATGCCTGACGCAGAGGTGGTCTTTGAGACCCCGGATGGACATGTTGCAAATGTAAATAACTCGACATCAAGAATATTTGTTACCTATAGAAGAGCCAGTCCTAAAATGCCATGCAACAGTCTGGTGGTTACGGACATATGtgtgatattgaaaaacaaaggAGAGTGTCAGCCTCACGCATTTTGcgttataaacaaaaatctgAATAAAGGAATGCTGGGGAGCGATGTGTTTTTGTGTTATAAAAAATCTATGAACCGAGCCAATTTGATATCGTTCAAGCCTGCGATATTGTACAAGTATCCTATAAAAGACTACGACAGTTTTATGTTCCCCAATTCTGTCGCCATGTTTTGCTTGCCGATGGGCGCCACTATTGAATGTTGGCCAAAATTGGCATGTAAACCAAAACCCGTATTTTCCACATTTGTATTAACAGTAGCTGATGCGGCCCAAAAGATATATGGATCTGCTATCACGTTTTATGAAGAAATTGAGCCAGTATTAAAAGACTCGAGTAATGCTAATTCTCACGATATTTTGGAACTTTGTccgaagaatgaaaaaaactcaAACTGTG CAGATAACATAGACGATTCAATGCTTACGGGAAATTCAGCAGAGGATGCAAAGGTTGACCTAGGAAAAATAAGgaattataaaaaacttgGTATTTTTGATAAGTTGAGTCCGTCACAAATCGATAAGTTGCAATTTGAGGATCCGAATACTCAGTCATTGAACATCAGCAAATCGATATGTATTCTCTCACATTGGCCATTTTTCGAcacatttgaaaagtttcttgTCTTTCTACACAGTATGGTGAATGGTCAGGAGCAAAATGTTCCCATTGAGAAATATATAGCTTATTTTCTCTGTGACATACCTTTTCCCAGTCCTCAAAGACCGAGAATATTGGTTCAATTGAGCGGAGATGACAGATTGATTTTAACGCAGCCTGAAGATCTTGCATTGCCAAGGTCCGGAGCGAGTTTCAGGCAATTGCTGATAAATTTAGGACCAGACAATTGTTTGTTAATTCTCTTACTCATTTTAACGGAACAGAAGATATTGGTTCATTCTTTGAGACCAGATGTTTTGACATCCGTTAGCGAAGCAATAGCAATGATCCTATTTCCGTTCAAGTGGCAGTGTCCTTACATACCGTTGTGTCCTTTGGGATTGGCAGAG gTACTCCATGCACCGCTGCCGTTTCTTATTGGTGTGGATTCTCGTTTTTTTGACTTATACGATCCACCAGCAGATGTGAACTGTGTTGATCTTGACACCAACAACGTCGCTATTTGCGATGATAAGAAGTATTTGAACATAAAATTGCTCCCTAAGAAAGCAGGTCGATCTCTGAAAAATAGACTGGAACTCCTTTACTCAAAGTTGATTAGCTTGGGTAGAAGTTATACATCTCAGAAag AACGAGGGGATGCAGATTTTAGCGTAGATCGTGAGTTTCAACAAAAACGGAAGGAACAAGCTTTGGAGCTGGAAATACAAGATGCTTTTCTTCGATTTATGGCCTTAATATTGAAGGGCTACCGATCATATTTACTGCCAATTACAAAAGCACCCACTGTTGGGTCAACGGACCCAACGAGCCTATTTAATATGCAAGCCTTTCTGAGAAGTCGTGATAAAGCTCATGCAAAATTTTACAGCATGCTAGTTCGCACCCAGATGTTCATAAG atttataGAAGAAAGAAGCTTTGTGTCAGATATGGATATGGCAGGTTTAGCATTTTTTGATGAGTGTACGGAACGAGTTGAAGAAGAGAGTG GACCACTTTTGGAGTTAGATGAATCACAGCACAGTGAACGCACAGTATTTATTCCCCCACCCGAAGCtggaacgaataaaaaaaaattggtctaCAAATCGTTCAAATTGAATCCTGATTTAATGAGGCCGCAGAAAAATCTCAGTTCGAAAAATCCAGCCCTTACTGCGTTCAGCATGGTGCCTGGAAGCCCGATGGCGCGTAGAACCAAGCATGAGATAAAAGTGGCTCAAAAAATGGCCAGAAAACAG GCAGCTGTTCCAGAACGGTGGGCTAGATGTTTGTTGGGCACATGTTATAGTCTGTGGTTTTTACATCTGCCTGCTATGCTACAAGTGTCAAACCAACCTGCAGCTATTTTGCATCAAGCCTATGAGTTGCTtgtgaaaatgcaaaaattacGAATGGATCCGACTGAAGAG GTTTGCTACAGAGCTATGATGCAATTGTGTGGAGTTTATGGTCAACCTGTATTGGCTGTGAAATTATTGTTTCACATGAAGCGAAGTGGAGTCCAACCTAATGCCTTGACTTATGGGTTTTATAATAAA GCGGTATTGGAGGCAACATGGCCATCTGATATGACAAATTCGAGTCAATTAATGTGGAACAAGTTACGCAATGTTATCGTCGGGGCTGCCTTGTTCAAAAAAGCTGGAAAAAAAGGTGCCAGAAGGAGATTGAGTGCTGCGACTGATATACACAGCGTGGATGGCAAGAGTAGCGAGACTTTGGAACATGCTATATCTAGGTCTAGCCTTGACAGTGCGCATTCACAAGATTTGGATGCAGCAGGTAGTGATT CTTTGATCGGTAGCATTGTTCCTGATTTACCAGTATTTGGACTTGCGGagacaaaaatgaaatttttacgtcaAAATAGTATTGTCAAAGATCAAGGGGCTGCTCTAAGTACGTCTCAGCCAGAAGCACTTAACCGATCAGCTAGTAATCCAAG GTTAGTCCGAAATCTCGAATCACCACTGAAAAGCCCCGTCAGAACACCTGTTACTGAAAATGATCCTCTCGGAGCGTTACTTAATGATGAAACTCCAGTCGTATCGCCGTCTGGGGAAAATGATTCAAACTGCTCAACAAGTACCTTGACCATACTTAATAATGCAACAGAAGAGCGTGCTGGGGGACCGTTATTATTCAGAAG CAATGTTTTACCTAGAAGTGCTACGTTTCATCAAGCAGTCGATGAAGGTGGACCAATAGTTGGTGGACATTTGCAAAGAAGTGAAACTATGCCTCACTCCGTAGCTCAACAAGGTGAACAAGAAAGAGATAGAGACAGATTGGAGTTTGGTAGTCTTTGGGCACAGAATAAAGACAGTGTAACATCTAGCCTGTCGAGCCTAGGATCTAGTCTCAAGCTTAGTTTTGG TCCCTCAAGTTTGACTGGAAAGAAGTCAAACGAACTAATATTGGGAGGATTGAATAGCTTGAAATCTGCTGCGACTagtgttgcaaaaaaattcgacGAAATAAAGGAAGCTATCTCTGCTACTAGTACTCCAGTAAAATCGAAGGAGCGTGAACAAAGATTAACTTATGGAATATCTCACGAATCATTGGATTCGCTAACTGATGGGTCACAGCAAGACCGTAATGAGATACCTGTAAGAGGTTCGG GGGATTCAAACGCAGATCTTGGTTCTTTGTCCGAATTAGCCGATTGTTTGTATCCAAGGGGTTCTAGGGACTTAGAAGAACGTATGGCGATAGAATTAGTCTTATCGACTGCCAGTAGGTGCCATAATTGTGCCACTATTATGTATGACGAAGAAATAATGGCTGGCTGGCAGCCAGAggattcaaatttgaatacagTTTGTCAATTTTGTGATAAAGCTACAGTACCACTTTTGACAGTAACTATATTGGATTATAG GCGTGAGGAGCGTGAGCTAAATGATCCGTTAACAGGAGCATTGATAGAACTCTTAGAACAACCAAAGGAATTGGAAGAACCGATCACAGTTCCATACTTAAATCCGCTCGTGCTTAGGAAAGAATTAGAAAGTGTTTTAAGCCAAGAAGGAGATTCGTGCCTTACCAAGCACAAATTTATACAGGAACATCCCATAGTATACTGGAATTTGATTTGGTACTTTGAACGAATTAATTTGAGCAGTCATTTGCCAGAGCTCTGGTTCAATAATAACCGGGATTTGAAGAATAATTCCCAAAGTAATTCGGCATTGGTTGGTGTTAGAACACTTTGGGATAATGAGAAATTACATATGGATCGTTTGCCTATGTACATTCAATGGAAGACAAACAGTACAGAAGATCGAAC GTTAATGCAGTCTGTTATAACAAATGTGCGTTGCAACGACTTAGCGGAACCTATAAGAAGATTAGCTCTGGAGAGGCATAAAAACCAAATGGATGAAAAAACCCCAATTTCTATATACAGAGACATTCTGTTTTTAGTATTCACAGTCTTGGGACGAGGAAATATTGATCAAA GTGCATTTGATCGGGAATATAATCAGTCGCTTGAAAGACTaacggaaaaaga
- the Crag gene encoding DENN domain-containing protein Crag isoform X3 — MDERRVADYFVVAGLPGQDDNFSTDENDESNKLEDWCQEGTHLKDTHMQAPITDLAIIFPALGETCPEDYTLLSKTVTGFPADLNHGSLRTNECYICYKRGRDKPPLVDIGVIYDGKERIMPDAEVVFETPDGHVANVNNSTSRIFVTYRRASPKMPCNSLVVTDICVILKNKGECQPHAFCVINKNLNKGMLGSDVFLCYKKSMNRANLISFKPAILYKYPIKDYDSFMFPNSVAMFCLPMGATIECWPKLACKPKPVFSTFVLTVADAAQKIYGSAITFYEEIEPVLKDSSNANSHDILELCPKNEKNSNCADNIDDSMLTGNSAEDAKVDLGKIRNYKKLGIFDKLSPSQIDKLQFEDPNTQSLNISKSICILSHWPFFDTFEKFLVFLHSMVNGQEQNVPIEKYIAYFLCDIPFPSPQRPRILVQLSGDDRLILTQPEDLALPRSGASFRQLLINLGPDNCLLILLLILTEQKILVHSLRPDVLTSVSEAIAMILFPFKWQCPYIPLCPLGLAEVLHAPLPFLIGVDSRFFDLYDPPADVNCVDLDTNNVAICDDKKYLNIKLLPKKAGRSLKNRLELLYSKLISLGRSYTSQKERGDADFSVDREFQQKRKEQALELEIQDAFLRFMALILKGYRSYLLPITKAPTVGSTDPTSLFNMQAFLRSRDKAHAKFYSMLVRTQMFIRFIEERSFVSDMDMAGLAFFDECTERVEEESGPLLELDESQHSERTVFIPPPEAGTNKKKLVYKSFKLNPDLMRPQKNLSSKNPALTAFSMVPGSPMARRTKHEIKVAQKMARKQAAVPERWARCLLGTCYSLWFLHLPAMLQVSNQPAAILHQAYELLVKMQKLRMDPTEEVCYRAMMQLCGVYGQPVLAVKLLFHMKRSGVQPNALTYGFYNKAVLEATWPSDMTNSSQLMWNKLRNVIVGAALFKKAGKKGARRRLSAATDIHSVDGKSSETLEHAISRSSLDSAHSQDLDAAGSDSLIGSIVPDLPVFGLAETKMKFLRQNSIVKDQGAALSTSQPEALNRSASNPRLVRNLESPLKSPVRTPVTENDPLGALLNDETPVVSPSGENDSNCSTSTLTILNNATEERAGGPLLFRRSATFHQAVDEGGPIVGGHLQRSETMPHSVAQQGEQERDRDRLEFGSLWAQNKDSVTSSLSSLGSSLKLSFGRYSTGGLPFAKNKELISSNQLIESLSLSNYISPSSLTGKKSNELILGGLNSLKSAATSVAKKFDEIKEAISATSTPVKSKEREQRLTYGISHESLDSLTDGSQQDRNEIPVRGSGDSNADLGSLSELADCLYPRGSRDLEERMAIELVLSTASRCHNCATIMYDEEIMAGWQPEDSNLNTVCQFCDKATVPLLTVTILDYRREERELNDPLTGALIELLEQPKELEEPITVPYLNPLVLRKELESVLSQEGDSCLTKHKFIQEHPIVYWNLIWYFERINLSSHLPELWFNNNRDLKNNSQSNSALVGVRTLWDNEKLHMDRLPMYIQWKTNSTEDRTLMQSVITNVRCNDLAEPIRRLALERHKNQMDEKTPISIYRDILFLVFTVLGRGNIDQSAFDREYNQSLERLTEKEEKLLLKTDAPPATMALYCRHYFKPLNV, encoded by the exons ATGGATGAGCGAAGGGTAGCTGATTACTTCGTTGTCGCCGGACTTCCGGGGCAagacgataatttttcaaccgatGAGAACGACGAAAGCAACAAGCTGGAGGATTGGTGTCAGGAAGGAACGCATTTGAAGGATACTCACATGCAGGCTCCCATCACAGATCTGGCCATTATATTTCCAGCTCTGGGAGAAACTTGTCCCGAGGATTATACCCTTTTGAGTAAAACGGTGACTGGCTTTCCAGCGGATTTAAACCACGGAAGCCTCAGAACAAACGAATGCTATATTTGTTACAAGAGAGGCAGGGACAAGCCACCTTTGGTCGATATCG GAGTAATATACGACGGCAAAGAACGTATAATGCCTGACGCAGAGGTGGTCTTTGAGACCCCGGATGGACATGTTGCAAATGTAAATAACTCGACATCAAGAATATTTGTTACCTATAGAAGAGCCAGTCCTAAAATGCCATGCAACAGTCTGGTGGTTACGGACATATGtgtgatattgaaaaacaaaggAGAGTGTCAGCCTCACGCATTTTGcgttataaacaaaaatctgAATAAAGGAATGCTGGGGAGCGATGTGTTTTTGTGTTATAAAAAATCTATGAACCGAGCCAATTTGATATCGTTCAAGCCTGCGATATTGTACAAGTATCCTATAAAAGACTACGACAGTTTTATGTTCCCCAATTCTGTCGCCATGTTTTGCTTGCCGATGGGCGCCACTATTGAATGTTGGCCAAAATTGGCATGTAAACCAAAACCCGTATTTTCCACATTTGTATTAACAGTAGCTGATGCGGCCCAAAAGATATATGGATCTGCTATCACGTTTTATGAAGAAATTGAGCCAGTATTAAAAGACTCGAGTAATGCTAATTCTCACGATATTTTGGAACTTTGTccgaagaatgaaaaaaactcaAACTGTG CAGATAACATAGACGATTCAATGCTTACGGGAAATTCAGCAGAGGATGCAAAGGTTGACCTAGGAAAAATAAGgaattataaaaaacttgGTATTTTTGATAAGTTGAGTCCGTCACAAATCGATAAGTTGCAATTTGAGGATCCGAATACTCAGTCATTGAACATCAGCAAATCGATATGTATTCTCTCACATTGGCCATTTTTCGAcacatttgaaaagtttcttgTCTTTCTACACAGTATGGTGAATGGTCAGGAGCAAAATGTTCCCATTGAGAAATATATAGCTTATTTTCTCTGTGACATACCTTTTCCCAGTCCTCAAAGACCGAGAATATTGGTTCAATTGAGCGGAGATGACAGATTGATTTTAACGCAGCCTGAAGATCTTGCATTGCCAAGGTCCGGAGCGAGTTTCAGGCAATTGCTGATAAATTTAGGACCAGACAATTGTTTGTTAATTCTCTTACTCATTTTAACGGAACAGAAGATATTGGTTCATTCTTTGAGACCAGATGTTTTGACATCCGTTAGCGAAGCAATAGCAATGATCCTATTTCCGTTCAAGTGGCAGTGTCCTTACATACCGTTGTGTCCTTTGGGATTGGCAGAG gTACTCCATGCACCGCTGCCGTTTCTTATTGGTGTGGATTCTCGTTTTTTTGACTTATACGATCCACCAGCAGATGTGAACTGTGTTGATCTTGACACCAACAACGTCGCTATTTGCGATGATAAGAAGTATTTGAACATAAAATTGCTCCCTAAGAAAGCAGGTCGATCTCTGAAAAATAGACTGGAACTCCTTTACTCAAAGTTGATTAGCTTGGGTAGAAGTTATACATCTCAGAAag AACGAGGGGATGCAGATTTTAGCGTAGATCGTGAGTTTCAACAAAAACGGAAGGAACAAGCTTTGGAGCTGGAAATACAAGATGCTTTTCTTCGATTTATGGCCTTAATATTGAAGGGCTACCGATCATATTTACTGCCAATTACAAAAGCACCCACTGTTGGGTCAACGGACCCAACGAGCCTATTTAATATGCAAGCCTTTCTGAGAAGTCGTGATAAAGCTCATGCAAAATTTTACAGCATGCTAGTTCGCACCCAGATGTTCATAAG atttataGAAGAAAGAAGCTTTGTGTCAGATATGGATATGGCAGGTTTAGCATTTTTTGATGAGTGTACGGAACGAGTTGAAGAAGAGAGTG GACCACTTTTGGAGTTAGATGAATCACAGCACAGTGAACGCACAGTATTTATTCCCCCACCCGAAGCtggaacgaataaaaaaaaattggtctaCAAATCGTTCAAATTGAATCCTGATTTAATGAGGCCGCAGAAAAATCTCAGTTCGAAAAATCCAGCCCTTACTGCGTTCAGCATGGTGCCTGGAAGCCCGATGGCGCGTAGAACCAAGCATGAGATAAAAGTGGCTCAAAAAATGGCCAGAAAACAG GCAGCTGTTCCAGAACGGTGGGCTAGATGTTTGTTGGGCACATGTTATAGTCTGTGGTTTTTACATCTGCCTGCTATGCTACAAGTGTCAAACCAACCTGCAGCTATTTTGCATCAAGCCTATGAGTTGCTtgtgaaaatgcaaaaattacGAATGGATCCGACTGAAGAG GTTTGCTACAGAGCTATGATGCAATTGTGTGGAGTTTATGGTCAACCTGTATTGGCTGTGAAATTATTGTTTCACATGAAGCGAAGTGGAGTCCAACCTAATGCCTTGACTTATGGGTTTTATAATAAA GCGGTATTGGAGGCAACATGGCCATCTGATATGACAAATTCGAGTCAATTAATGTGGAACAAGTTACGCAATGTTATCGTCGGGGCTGCCTTGTTCAAAAAAGCTGGAAAAAAAGGTGCCAGAAGGAGATTGAGTGCTGCGACTGATATACACAGCGTGGATGGCAAGAGTAGCGAGACTTTGGAACATGCTATATCTAGGTCTAGCCTTGACAGTGCGCATTCACAAGATTTGGATGCAGCAGGTAGTGATT CTTTGATCGGTAGCATTGTTCCTGATTTACCAGTATTTGGACTTGCGGagacaaaaatgaaatttttacgtcaAAATAGTATTGTCAAAGATCAAGGGGCTGCTCTAAGTACGTCTCAGCCAGAAGCACTTAACCGATCAGCTAGTAATCCAAG GTTAGTCCGAAATCTCGAATCACCACTGAAAAGCCCCGTCAGAACACCTGTTACTGAAAATGATCCTCTCGGAGCGTTACTTAATGATGAAACTCCAGTCGTATCGCCGTCTGGGGAAAATGATTCAAACTGCTCAACAAGTACCTTGACCATACTTAATAATGCAACAGAAGAGCGTGCTGGGGGACCGTTATTATTCAGAAG AAGTGCTACGTTTCATCAAGCAGTCGATGAAGGTGGACCAATAGTTGGTGGACATTTGCAAAGAAGTGAAACTATGCCTCACTCCGTAGCTCAACAAGGTGAACAAGAAAGAGATAGAGACAGATTGGAGTTTGGTAGTCTTTGGGCACAGAATAAAGACAGTGTAACATCTAGCCTGTCGAGCCTAGGATCTAGTCTCAAGCTTAGTTTTGG ACGGTATTCTACCGGAGGCCTGCCATTTGCTAAAAATAAGGAGTTGATATCATCCAATCAGCTCATCGAGTCCTTAAGTTTGTCCAATTATATCAG TCCCTCAAGTTTGACTGGAAAGAAGTCAAACGAACTAATATTGGGAGGATTGAATAGCTTGAAATCTGCTGCGACTagtgttgcaaaaaaattcgacGAAATAAAGGAAGCTATCTCTGCTACTAGTACTCCAGTAAAATCGAAGGAGCGTGAACAAAGATTAACTTATGGAATATCTCACGAATCATTGGATTCGCTAACTGATGGGTCACAGCAAGACCGTAATGAGATACCTGTAAGAGGTTCGG GGGATTCAAACGCAGATCTTGGTTCTTTGTCCGAATTAGCCGATTGTTTGTATCCAAGGGGTTCTAGGGACTTAGAAGAACGTATGGCGATAGAATTAGTCTTATCGACTGCCAGTAGGTGCCATAATTGTGCCACTATTATGTATGACGAAGAAATAATGGCTGGCTGGCAGCCAGAggattcaaatttgaatacagTTTGTCAATTTTGTGATAAAGCTACAGTACCACTTTTGACAGTAACTATATTGGATTATAG GCGTGAGGAGCGTGAGCTAAATGATCCGTTAACAGGAGCATTGATAGAACTCTTAGAACAACCAAAGGAATTGGAAGAACCGATCACAGTTCCATACTTAAATCCGCTCGTGCTTAGGAAAGAATTAGAAAGTGTTTTAAGCCAAGAAGGAGATTCGTGCCTTACCAAGCACAAATTTATACAGGAACATCCCATAGTATACTGGAATTTGATTTGGTACTTTGAACGAATTAATTTGAGCAGTCATTTGCCAGAGCTCTGGTTCAATAATAACCGGGATTTGAAGAATAATTCCCAAAGTAATTCGGCATTGGTTGGTGTTAGAACACTTTGGGATAATGAGAAATTACATATGGATCGTTTGCCTATGTACATTCAATGGAAGACAAACAGTACAGAAGATCGAAC GTTAATGCAGTCTGTTATAACAAATGTGCGTTGCAACGACTTAGCGGAACCTATAAGAAGATTAGCTCTGGAGAGGCATAAAAACCAAATGGATGAAAAAACCCCAATTTCTATATACAGAGACATTCTGTTTTTAGTATTCACAGTCTTGGGACGAGGAAATATTGATCAAA GTGCATTTGATCGGGAATATAATCAGTCGCTTGAAAGACTaacggaaaaaga